The genomic DNA ACTTGTCTCTTCATAGGTACGTAATTAACTACGTTGGTCGTGCACCACACAACGGATTTCGTAATACTTATTCAACTATAAATTCCTTAGCCTAATCATTAATCATGTGGTGTGCTATTGACATCGATCGTAGTGATAAACTGATAATTTTCTCAAAATGGtcccaattttatttttttgttcttcaaaatgGTAGTATCATTAACCGTAAGTGTGATCAagtttgtttcttgattctctGGCATTTACAGGATTGGTGATGGGCTTGACAGTTCCAAAGTTGTGGGAGAAGTATGGAGTTCAAATTCATAAGCAATTGGGTGATGTTAAAGAGAGATCAAAAGGAGTGTACGGTACAACACATGAGAAGATTTTAATGATGAAGAACAAGTTACAGTATGGTACATATGATAAAGTGAAAAAATTAGAGTAGATGTTttgtatctgttttttttttaatgtaaaatagTGTAAAACATAGACgtgtaaacaaaatttaattgaGTAGATTCTTCTATTTTAACCGCAAAAACAAACGAGACAGAGAAAATTGCAATAAGATTTTGGCGTATATTTTTGTACTTGTAACAGAAACTTAAGATCTTAAACTAAATTTGGTAGTGATTTACAGCAACGTATCATATGAAAGATCTTAATATGTTTTgtctgaaaaaaaataaagacaaaaaataaagacaaaaaataaagacCGTAAGCCACTCtgtatcagagccaggtttcGATCCTGGGACCTGTGGGTTATGGGCCCACCACGCTTCCGCTGCGCCACTCTGATTTGTTGTGAAGAGCTACCAATTACGTATTTATTGACACTATTAGTCTTGGATTCACCTCCGGGATTAGTTTCAAGCAAAACATCATTAGGGTGTTAAAAGTATCAGCGTAAGCCTCTGTATCTTCGGAAGTTATACAGAATCCATATTCGGCAACAGTCCCAAATATTCTAAACCCCAGCGAAACTCTGAGGCATCCTCGGATTAAATTCGCTATCGGTATAGAGAAGTGCTGCATATTGACAATGCTGAATTTTATAGATGCAAATATAGTGAGAATGAATAATACTAATACGGtcgattaaaaaagaaattagatattcaagagTTAGTAACTAACCAAGAAATGAAAAAAGTGTATTTGATTCTTTTATTGCAATTGTCTCTTAAAAACTAGCTTCCTTGTTCTCAGATTTCCTCCATTTAACCGGTGGTTCAAGCTCTccatcctcctcttcttcatggAGATTCTCTTGTCCCATTGGTTGCATCAGAAACTGTCCTACCTCTGTTTGCTCTTGACCTTCTTGTAATGGAGGCTGAAGCATGAGCTGTGTCTGAATTTGATCATGGTTGATATGACCATGGTCTGCCTCTTGACCCATCTGATAAGGATCACCAAAGCTTCCTAAAGCAAGAGATGGTCCAGACAACGACCCACCAGCACCGTGATCATTCACATCCATTTGGTTATAACCCGTGGCTGTAACCGACCCATTGTTGTCAATTCCGTAGCCATTGAACATCCCTTGTTGATCCCCTCTCTCCATCATCATTGCAGCAATTCTCTGTGCATCAGAAGCCATGAATTGCAACTGCTCATCTTGCGGTTGATGTTGCTGAGACAAGTTTGGTTCACGTATCATCAAGGGTTCTCCTTGAGGGATCACTCCAAGTGGCATTCCTTCCATAGACATCATGAAATTGGGTGGAGGATTGTTACCTAGAGGAGGAAGGTAAGGCGGCGGAATCACAGCATCAGGTCCCATGTAACCAGAAAGCTCTTCTTTAGCAGTGACAAGATCCTGTTGGACTTTCTTGAGGTATTGTTGTAAGAAGGATATGAGTCCAACGCATCCATAGATTGGGTCACGTATACGCGCCTCGGCTTCATAGAAGAGAGAATTAACAGTTTCTTCACGTTGGTCAGGGTGGAGATCGTTAAGGATCTTTGTTACATTGCTTGCTCCAAAGACTCGGTGAACACATATAAACTTTTGAGGATTAGTCGGTGGAAAATACGGCGCAAACACACATTCTTGAGTGCATTTGCGCCTCAAGAGCTTGCATGCCGCACAAGGTGTTGAAGCCATTCCCTCTCAAGAAACAACtctatcaaaaaataaaaaaaaaaaaaataacggaATAAGACATAAAAAACAAGGCAAATGAAATATGTAATGTAAGACATGTCTCTCCTTGAAGCACAAGAAACACAACCACATACGTTTTAGCTTAAAAATACAAGGAACCAAGAACAAATAAGAGCATTTGGATCATCCTTTAATTAAACATATCACATCAACTCTctcaacaataaaaacaaaacataactatgaacatttaattattttggattaCATCAGTTTTCAGCCAAAATCAATCTCATtataggacaaaaaaaaaatctgaaatccaCATAAAATggattaaatcaaaataatttaagaaatcGTACCCGATCGTTGGAGAACCTCCGATCCTGTTCTCATATGACCTTCAACGAGGTACCTAAAATattcataacaatttaaaaatctccccaaacaaaaaaagacaagaaagaaaaaaatataatacaaaagCTAGATGACCTAAAAATAATTACTGGATTTTTGAAAGAGTGAGAGAGGAAATGAAGGAGAAAGGAAAAGACAGAGATATTCCCAGTAGAGTGCCTGAGGAGTCGTGAAGATTGATTACAAAACTAAGGAACAAATGACGGAGAGATGTTTCTGAGAAAAATTTTAAGGAGACAACAAAAGTTGAGATTTAGAAACCTTAGATTATATCACAACAacgagagaaaagagagagagagatgagagacaTCGTGTGTTTAAATTGATATCTTAACCGCTcatgcaatattttttttttattgttttttgtaattGATAGACAATTTGAAATGTGTCAATTGATTAGTTAGTAGATGACTAATTCAATTTTGCTgaggaaaataaaatcaaatatagttACATTGGTAGgaaaaataagttatttttagatattggttatatattttttaactgaAATTTACTAGGTCTTGATAAACTTAACTTGCACATTTAgaatctaaaaaaagaaaaaaaaattatagcataTCCTTAAGTATTTTaaactgtttaaaatttttaatacataATGTGAAATTAGCATTTGACATTTCTGAAGTTTGTATACATTGAGCGTTCATTTTTAACTTCATTGTTTCAGATATGATACATTGTAATTATAGTGAACGTTTAAGTTATAATAACAAAGGTATATTGTCTTTAAAGATTTCATTGATTTGAACTTGATACTATTTAATGAGTGAAGATTTTTAGTTGATAATAACAAATTCAAATTATGTCTTGACTTTAACTTGAATGGCtgacaaaaatctaaaatctgtTGAACACTTGTTAACTATATTAGTATTTagtattttactttatttttcaaataaatagaAGGAAATTAGCTTGTTCTTTTAGTTTAGCCCAAAAGAATAGGACTGGAAATGTATGATattaagaagaagcaaaaaaaaaaaagataagcgAGCGTTTACTTATTGGCTCTACATACAACGTTTAATTTAAAAGTCTCTAAATCCTTCACTGATTTAAACTTGATTCGATGTAATCAGTGAACACGTAACTAatagtaataaattaataacgtAAGTAGGTAGATTAGGTGTTGAAATTTTAATTAGGGTCTACGCGgtcgtctaggcgctaggcggtTAGCAGACATCTAGATGACCGCATGatccgcttaaaattacataaattttaatttaatagtttatttttgatttttaactacatatatttaaattattaagttttatatctgtatatgtaaactataaatgtttatatgttactaatgtaatttaaataaatgtaatttaaataaatgtgttttctaacttttgtttatgatttgttatttttttatttttctaacatatatttatatataattttatatgtaacaATTACAGAATAAggcatttttttattatttcttatcaATGTAGGACGTTTAGTCCAGACTCTCGAAAACATGCATTTTCTCATTAACCAAAAGACGTTTTAATCTTGAGTCTCATTGCAACACAATTTTCCTTTCGCTTCAGATCTTACCAGCGGTTCGCCGTGAATGGCCAGATCTCTCTCAAACGATGCAGCTGACCGCCAATCATTTCGATGGGTATAAAGGCATCCGATTATCTCCCTCTTCTCTGCAGTTTTTTCGTTTGATTCATAAAATATTGAAGgagaattttgatttgtttagtgtttatgaTTTCAAACCCTTGGGTTCACAAGATAGTATCcccttagggtttagatttcttcATGCACAACGAAATAGAGATTGAGAGAGGTTCTTTGTTTATTGGATCAGCGAAGCCATGATTTTGGATTTATTAGATCAGAGAATCCATGGTTTTGGTTGagagagattttgtgttttggatGCCAAATAATTGGTGTTGAAAGTGGTGAAGATGGTATTGATGAGAAGTTGAGAAGCCATGGTTTTGgtcagaagaaaaacaaaaattttgatcggcggcagaaattttttttgatcgGTTTTGTCGTTaagagagaaggaaagagaagaCACAGAGGGGCAAAACTGAAATTTTCTCTAAGTCAAAATACATATATCTGAGAGTATAGATAATAATCCTGATTTCAAAGATTTGGTCCAACAAAggcccaaatatatatatatatatctcaattttatatatataatgttttatttgtaaacgCCTGAACCGCCTAAAAACTGTCTAAATtccaattaattttatatatataatattaatgataCGATTAAGATCATCTTGCTTGTCACAAGCCTTGTGACACACggttattaataaaacaatatcacTATCATGATCATGCTAGTCTCTGAAGTCTATTTCTCGCGTATGATTGACCCCGATTAAGCGTATCATTAATCATATGCGAGAAAATGGACTTCAAAGACTAGATCATGATAgtgatattgttttattaataaccTTGTGTCACAAGGTTTGTGACAAGCAAGATGATCTTTTCATGAATTGGCCCTTGAGTACTGTACAATGACATATTTGAGTACTCCGCGCATTCTCTCGataaacctcttcttctttcttttaattaaaaaaaaaggaagaataaaTTCTGTAAACGTGGATTTTAAGCCtttgttatgtattttttcGTTATCAATATATCTCTCcattttgctttcttttccaATGTATTTATTGTCTGAAAAAATATAGaacacaaaaaacacaaatctcGCTTAGTAAAAAACTATGCGAGAAGCAACAACCAACAACCAACAAGGTCCTTTTCTTTGATCCTCTATCCGTGACTCGATGCTTGAATACTCTACAATAACATATGAGCATTTCCTTCAGGTGTCAGGAGAGCTTCTcgactatatttttttttctttttctttcaaataactaaaaaaattcaacctttCGTACATCTCTTCAAAATAGGGattataacattttatttgGTCTCTTTTCAAATGTTACTCGAACTGACGACTTCTAAATTTTGTCTTAGAGTCTTTATTAATTGAGCTAATAACATTTGATCTCCTGGTTACATTATCTTCACGCTTTCCTTTATATACACaaaaatgaaatgttaaaaTGAGAAACACTGTAAAACCTAAACCCATTATGCTCTTGCTGCAATTTGGTGCTGTCCACATTTAACATCGCCAAGTTTACTTAATTCTTAAACAACCCTATCAggcaaaattaacaaaatgtgAATCATGGATTTTAACATAGTTTAATTACCGCCTAATACTACctttgattttaaattatgcATTAAAACTATGtccaaagaaaaggaaaaaaaatcagggCAAATGTAAAATTCTGTTATATTGAACATGAATTTCTAAAGTTTGGTGTTATTGAACATGAATGATATTCATACATCTTATATGTAAAATTctaaagttttgtgttattcaatcaagattttaattCTTATATACTTCATGAAAATCTAGTGTTTGAAATAAGTTTTAATAGTGTCATGATAAATTATTGGAAATAAAATCCACAATATAGTATACCAAAGTGATATTTCCTCTGTTCcaatatataagattttctaGCTAAAAGATCAAGGTTTAAGAAAtcataaatgttttgttatttttacataaaatatatgattaaatatttatttaaaatatttaaccaataaaaaaaatcctatagaatggaacaaaaaaaaaactaatttttttttataatttggaaCAGAGGAAGTATTAAGTATAATAGTATATCAAAAGTCCACATtctaataaacattttaaaattaaaataaaataattatattattatcataTCGACCGAAGAGTGCCATCAAAATCAGAGAGCAACTGAAACGTTTAATAgctatgtatatttataatatgagccacacaatttagttttttgtcgatggaaataaaaatgaaaacagaaacaaaatagaCCACataatttctatctttttcgTCTCTGCGTTATGGGGTTTATGACTTTATGTCATTATGATATTACAAAACCtgattaacacaaaaaaaattagacaaatctttctttaatttCCAACACAAAAAGTACATTAGAATCTTTCAATCCTACGATTTCTGAGCTTCTGGTCCTAAAATCCCATTCACCACTGACGTGGCGAGGAGAACTCCGATGAACTCAGCGGCCACGACTGCTCCGGCCTGTGTCAATCCATTAAAACTAACCGCGGTCACGATTTCCTTCTCCGCTGTCTCTACACCTCTCTCCGCCGCTTCTAATCCTTTCTCCGCCGCATCAACTCCTTTCTCCGCCGTCTCGAAACCTTCTTTAACGATCTCCaccgcttcttcttctgccttcttcagcttctttcttATACCGAAAAACGGAATATCCTCCGCCATTGATGCGGGCTGAAGTCCCGTCACCACCGTCGCAGCCgttaaagaaaacaacatatTCCTACGAGAGGCGCCGGATAGTGAAAACGTAGGAGGCGCTGGTTTGCTAGGATGCGCTGCTCGTGGGCTAACATACGCAGTGCGTGCGCAACGTGCCTGGAGAGCTCCGCAACCACCGCTGAGTAAAGAAAGCGAAACAGTCGAAGCCATTTTTTTTAggtgacaaaaaaaagacttcgatatgatgatgatatatacaacaagataacaaaataattttcattgtcTATTGACGTGACACGTCATCTCCATTCAGATTCTTAGAGAGTGGGTAATAATAAAAGAAGTAATTAAAGAATAAGGGAAtccattttatataattattttaatcaactTTTAGCCCCAAAAAATTCAGCAACTTTGTTATTATATGATGACTCTCATGAAGCAATTCGTGAGGTGCGACACATTTTAGCCTTGACTAAAGTCAAAATTCTGTAACCGGTCATGTAGTTGGCAACTTGGCAATGGTCTTGTCCATAGATATACGTGGAGGCGCTTCGCAACTTGTTTTTCCGTGGCGAACCATAAGAGTTTTCACGTGATATGAAGATTATAAATTCCCTTCATAACGAGCCAACAAGTTAGAGATCATGTACAGATGGTTCCTTACTTCTTGTAGTAGTCAATTCGACAAGAATCCTACCTGAGCATTGTGACTCTACATGTTCTTAACGTATTAGCGAGTAACGTATATGTAAGAAAACATAtcgtatattttttatttaattttgtatgtgTTTTACTTTCTCTAAACATGAATAAGATGTcaacttaataaaaattgaagacGTTAGAGAAAAAATTGTAACTAGAAACCGGTAGATATGGTGTTCTTTGGAATGTTCTTCTCAAGACTTGTTCAACTATGGATGGCTACCTAAAAAATATTGGATTAATAATATTAGCTATCCGTGACATATacacaaggtttttttttttttttggattctaaGACGAAGACTTCGGTTTTGGGTCATCTACTTGTTCTGTCTCTCCTTTTTATAACTTGAGTTCTGCTTTGCttctgattttattattttggtttcttttataataaattgaaaTGGAAAAGATTGAGTTCCTGGCTGAGTTTCAAGTCGCGGCAGAGAAGCTAAGCCACAGCAACGGAGTCCTAGTTATGATCACGTTGTTCCTAAGATGGGTCGCGTGCTTCGCTGCTGTGTCAGtcatattttttcatgttttaaactATACGATTTATGTATAACTTACTCttcatcttatatatatgtttattaccTTTTATGTGGTTAAAAGTTTCCTGATGATTTTGGATGGAACGAAATGGAAGTACCCAAACAACATGTTGACTTCACTATTAGCTCCCTACCTCTGCGCTAGCCTTCCTCTCgttattttccaattttttagGTAAGCTTTTTGTTCTTGACTCTTAAGCATGTAACAATTGGATTAAGTATTCGATTTGTGTGTTCGCAGGGCGGGATTTGGGAAATGGATCGCACTCTTTACAGTTGTTCTCAGGCTTTTTTTACCAAACCATTTTCCTGGTACGCTTACGGTTTAGTGTTTTCGATTactgttttctgttttctcaaCTCCAAGAAACTGGTTCAAGTGTACATTCCTTAACTATAAGTTAAAAAACTTGCAGAATTGCTAGAGATCCCAAGTGCAACGATTCTTTTTATTGTGGCTACACCGAGGGATTTAGTGGATGCATTCAGAGACGACCTGAAATATACGGGAGGTAATGTGAGTCTTCTGACGAGCTTTTACCTTCTAGATAGACACACTAAAGCTTGTGGTGGTTTCAAAAACTCATTCACTCAAAAGGACAAATTGACTTACACCATTTGTCTTTATATTCTCTCTTTCTACCCTTTTTTCTCCGCATTTGCTTCCCTCTTCTACTAAGAAAGTACCCAACGATCTTGCTGATATTGTGATTGGTGGTCTTATAAGGTGTCGAAGACGGATCTTGTGTCTTGTTTTTAGTCGCCgtgaataaaaatatcaaaattttgaaattatatatcttttaaaggCTTTCAAATAGTATTGGTTAATGTTTAATTAGGGTTTTACTATTAAATTGTGTGTGTTTACAATTTACTATCGTTTCCAATTTGCAGAAGATAATTTATGGagaattatataaatgttttgtttaaagGTAGGCAGAAGATCCTACCAACCCTAAATTATCAATTCGAATGCAAACCgaatttttatacaaaaataccaaattaaataaaattgattacaatatatttaactttaataATATATCTTGGAAGAAAGCTCTTCCAACATAACAAAAAGCACGACTGCTATGAGTCTATGATATCAATATGCTAGTtttgttgaaatatatataacaaagaaaatggACTTGTTGAAGTAGTTTCGTGTATCCAAATCATCATAAAAATATGAGAGAATTCTAAGACGTATAACTCAAGGAATGGCTTTCTAGTATGagagaatattctttttattcttgTCGATTAGCTCTTGTGTTGTGTGTCGCTAattagtttacaattttttttgaaggacATTAACGAACATTGAAATTCATGTTCTTACGTATTCAAATTCGCTTATACTGTATATTTTCGTAGAtaccatttttcttttgtctggGCCACTGGGCCATAGTTATTCTTTTAGGGCTTCAACCTTTTGTAAAAGAGAGATGGAACCAAGTTTTTTATGCCGGTGAAGAAGACCCTAACGGCCATACCATAAGGTGCAAAAGGCTCTTCGGCTAGTGTAATGTTGATATCACGATAActgtcattaaaaaaaaacggagcGAGAACCAAAATTTAGGGCGTCAAAAGATATTTTTCtaacaatgttaaaaaaaaaacaaaaaaagcaaactgtacaataagtttttatttaacaattaacaaactatacaccaagatacaaatcaaataaaatcaaatta from Camelina sativa cultivar DH55 chromosome 7, Cs, whole genome shotgun sequence includes the following:
- the LOC104702889 gene encoding LOB domain-containing protein 10-like gives rise to the protein MASTPCAACKLLRRKCTQECVFAPYFPPTNPQKFICVHRVFGASNVTKILNDLHPDQREETVNSLFYEAEARIRDPIYGCVGLISFLQQYLKKVQQDLVTAKEELSGYMGPDAVIPPPYLPPLGNNPPPNFMMSMEGMPLGVIPQGEPLMIREPNLSQQHQPQDEQLQFMASDAQRIAAMMMERGDQQGMFNGYGIDNNGSVTATGYNQMDVNDHGAGGSLSGPSLALGSFGDPYQMGQEADHGHINHDQIQTQLMLQPPLQEGQEQTEVGQFLMQPMGQENLHEEEEDGELEPPVKWRKSENKEASF
- the LOC104702890 gene encoding uncharacterized protein LOC104702890 — protein: MASTVSLSLLSGGCGALQARCARTAYVSPRAAHPSKPAPPTFSLSGASRRNMLFSLTAATVVTGLQPASMAEDIPFFGIRKKLKKAEEEAVEIVKEGFETAEKGVDAAEKGLEAAERGVETAEKEIVTAVSFNGLTQAGAVVAAEFIGVLLATSVVNGILGPEAQKS
- the LOC104702891 gene encoding cold-regulated 413 plasma membrane protein 3; the protein is MEKIEFLAEFQVAAEKLSHSNGVLVMITLFLRWVACFAAVFLMILDGTKWKYPNNMLTSLLAPYLCASLPLVIFQFFRAGFGKWIALFTVVLRLFLPNHFPELLEIPSATILFIVATPRDLVDAFRDDLKYTGGNVSLLTSFYLLDRHTKACGGFKNSFTQKDKLTYTICLYILSFYPFFSAFASLFY